A genomic region of Megalobrama amblycephala isolate DHTTF-2021 linkage group LG6, ASM1881202v1, whole genome shotgun sequence contains the following coding sequences:
- the ccdc141 gene encoding coiled-coil domain-containing protein 141 isoform X4 — MSTEGDAGGQPSTTTISTVAVQAGDAQIVVAVLKCGELVHLQLIEAQPNLLEIGSNQDETKKLLEEHEQLLAKLKKNEGGVWALLEEADKTAAQKEGEGLVYEAMAVSLSEAWKTLVTQLEKRRSLLILACHFFECALEFAIRIDEAEGFQSVGRKSTTADNMNELLQRHSSIKRGMLEKSMLVLNKSRELLEFLKDFQSEKALQYGRASHGAWSSFGKVEGLMEILQDRRRQVDLCMRQQQHELEKISRICQWEQREQEVTQWFKEKTTLLLENSQLGSSLSENEDLLHECKQFEQKAKDWGVLVERLLQQASDLLSSNESTQLQRLSEKSENLKTTHEQFWSLMMNRLAQLQESNAFYSSANKAFEVLGTIEIAIKDLKTQPLLLPELARKHEEFSCSIKDSSSEPLQRGQLLLQKLDPQSAQVGGIQRMLGYIKERIEVLSHKCHAHRALSGKRQQLVSSFEELVDKVSAWIKSSNSVLSTSTEPGSSLTEAEDTLNKHVELLSQSQDAMRESEAIAGFIKELKGLESSETVELSNKASILAEEMKTLVRNISSHVESLRPYVDFLRCADEVEEQIRMLQECYKNKPEEEEENEGAGASMKEMLDAKWQSLLQRFFTMQDLGNNFINSSNMISGSLNLNVKAAEHVVEKYMETLTKKKSELADLWTSWQLHYSQIKSVKKQWKKCKDQLKKVLHDLRAMEEIFAPASKVDLGGDPQSVSKLQEKFNAVKPEFLQLNAEVEFLVKTSELLGLKGIPVKEKNENVSELLQLHQRVRDKIREYETVLSMAGKFHQLYQELDTIIHTEPVTVFSDTNQARTQLTQHQEKQRHIHHLYKLALSLGADLTSTVQQSHVLVLSVQQLQEKLVKLERGSNDWIAEANKCEESLISNVHFCLHKEEISELKESFKDLKKKFNNLKFNYMKKNEKSRNVKAVKNQIQQIEVYIEKLQVLKKKLQAFTLKVSSSSERHLIGNSLREIEDASNELQRQVGDFDRAVEEYKQNLDMNVKLQQALEEYQFWCDEASSTIVRVGKYSSQCKTKEAVSSLYKQFEKFVWPTIPQQEERISQITELAVRLHGAEEAKKYMEKTINKHHEIVESIKELSNGLLDLEAKLQLETLKQPLTPEDNRKWDTIDTPEPKESGHTPEMTGPHCTKEIPVGKNTENKKPQLRKTRSQDLPDKHHPEHQKVLQETRLHTQEAYSKTSKVETIMSKSTIERREEMHTSISHSHAINVSHSPVEQDKRSHTMLQTKRSSQETPPPPPPRDPALSRPIIIDIQRELQGTEKQPPVQKTNSEDKYQACRNHPFHSYSKTAAHHSLEEDFLSHGTPEPAVPVGSVPEGEFQPDHLTEESLSNDEYECTSPDDISLPPLSETPESNIIQSENDLDDGYCVSSHSHCINQFSHQSHSLHGDTLHQRQREWMSSQAESYPSPTTGLGARFRAESSSFVPSPLTVPAPSVVSNTISSILKKSGNPPPGSITETVYSVHESHTEMQKCVHESSMGQRQSAQPNNTHATPTPLTTEMDSDLCKPTAIREEIRRANSKKVMGKLTGGTGPNFSKPLSNATVMEGSPVTLEVEVTGFPEPTLTWFKNGHKLANDEHIELSHKEGKHALFIHSSAVRDSGQYVVTVSNSAGTISSSSMLQVKGNSSPDFDVLKLDWHTCFGTLCLFLWLLYLLLL; from the exons TGTGGGGAGCTGGTGCATCTACAACTGATTGAAGCACAACCCAACCTCTTGGAGATTGGAAGCAACCAGGATGAGACCAAAAAGCTTCTTGAGGAACATGAGCAGCTCCTTGCCAAACTTAAG AAAAATGAAGGAGGTGTGTGGGCTTTGCTGGAGGAGGCAGATAAAACAGCAGCTCAGAAGGAAGGAGAGGGGCTGGTGTATGAGGCAATGGCTGTCTCTCTCAGCGAGGCTTGGAAAACACTGGTGACCCAGCTGGAGAAGAGGAGATCCCTCCTGATCTTGGCTTGCCATTTCTTTGAGTGTGCTCTGGAG TTTGCCATCAGGATAGATGAAGCTGAGGGGTTTCAGAGTGTTGGCCGGAAGTCGACCACTGCAGACAACATGAATGAATTGCTTCAGAGACACAGCAGTATTAAAAGAG GGATGTTAGAGAAGTCAATGCTGGTGTTGAATAAGAGTCGTGAGTTGCTGGAATTTTTGAAGGACTTCCAGTCCGAGAAGGCCCTGCAGTATGGCAGAGCTTCTCATGGGGCCTGGAGCAGCTTTGGAAAGGTTGAAGGTCTAATGGAGATTCTGCAGGACAGACGCAGGCAAGTGGACCTTTGCATGAGACAACAGCAGCATGAGCTGGAAAAAATCTCCCGCATTTGCCAATGGGAGCAACGGGAACAGGAG GTAACACAATGGTTTAAGGAAAAGACTACTTTGCTCTTGGAAAACAGTCAGCTGGGTTCATCTCTGTCAGAAAATGAGGACTTACTACATGAATGCAAACAGTTTGAACAGAAAGCCAAG GACTGGGGTGTGCTGGTCGAGAGGTTACTACAGCAGGCATCAGATTTGCTTTCCTCGAATGAGTCCACACAACTTCAGCGCTTGTCAGAGAAGAGTGAGAACCTCAAAACTACACACGAGCAGTTCTGGAGCCTCATGATGAATCGTCTGGCTCAGTTGCAGGAGAGCAATGCCTTTTACAGCAGTGCTAATAAA GCATTCGAGGTGCTGGGCACCATAGAGATTGCTATAAAGGATCTGAAGACTCAACCTCTGTTATTACCTGAGCTGGCTAGGAAACATGAAGAGTTTTCATGCAGTATAAAAGACTCATCCAGCGAGCCTCTTCAGAGAGGTCAGCTGTTACTTCAGAAGCTCGACCCACAAAG tGCCCAAGTTGGTGGGATACAAAGAATGCTGGGATACATCAAAGAGAGAATTGAGGTTCTGAGCCACAAGTGTCATGCCCACAGAGCGTTATCAGGCAAAAGGCAGCAGCTGGTGTCCTCATTTGAAGAACTGGTGGATAAG GTCTCTGCTTGGATTAAGAGTAGCAACAGTGTCCTCTCTACCAGCACAGAGCCTGGTTCATCTCTAACTGAGGCTGAGGACACCCTTAACAAGCATGTTGAGCTACTCTCACAGTCTCAG GATGCTATGAGAGAATCGGAGGCTATAGCTGGTTTTATAAAAGAACTAAAGGGACTGGAATCCTCAGAGACAGTCGAGTTGTCTAACAAAGCTTCAATTCTGGCAGAGGAGATGAAAACATTGGTGAGGAACATATCATCGCATGTGGAGAGCCTCAGGCCCTATGTGGACTTTTTGCGCTGTGCAGATGAG GTTGAGGAGCAGATAAGGATGCTCCAGGAATGCTACAAGAACAAgccagaggaagaggaggaaaaTGAAGGAGCAGGTGCATCCATGAAGGAAATGTTGGACGCTAAGTGGCAGTCACTGCTGCAGAGGTTTTTCACCATGCAGGATCTCGGCAACAACTTTATTAACTCCTCTAACATG ATCAGCGGCAGCCTGAATCTAAACGTTAAAGCAGCAGAGCATGTTGTAGAAAAATATATGGAGACATTGACCAAGAAGAAATCTGAACTAGCAGACTTGTGGACATCCTGGCAACTTCATTATAGTCAGATAAAATCTGTGAAGAAGCAATGGAAAAAATGTAAAGATCAACTTAAAAAG GTTCTTCATGATTTAAGGGCAATGGAGGAGATTTTTGCTCCAGCATCAAAGGTTGATTTGGGGGGTGATCCTCAGTCTGTGTCTAAACTACAGGAGAAATTTAATGCTGTAAAGCCAGAATTCCTG CAACTGAATGCAGAGGTGGAATTCCTGGTTAAGACATCCGAGCTGCTCGGCTTGAAAGGGATACCGGTAAAAGAGAAGAATGAGAACGTTTCTGAGCTTCTGCAGCTACATCAGCGTGTCAGAGATAAAATCAGAGAGTATGAAACCGTTCTCAGTATGGCCGGTAAATTTCATCAGCTTTATCAAGAG ctgGATACCATCATACACACAGAACCAGTGACTGTGTTCAGTGACACCAATCAGGCCAGGACTCAGCTGACTCAGCACCAAGAGAAGCAGAGGCACATCCACCATTTGTATAAGCTCGCCCTCTCTCTGGGTGCAGACCTCACCAGCACTGTGCAGCAGTCG CATGTGCTGGTGTTGTCAGTGCAGCAGTTACAGGAAAAACTGGTCAAGTTGGAGAGAGGAAGCAATGACTGGATCGCTGAGGCTAATAAGTGTGAAGAAAGTTTGATAAGCAACGTCCACTTCTGCCTTCATAAGGAAGAAATCAGTGAg CTGAAAGAGTCCTTTAAAGATCTCAAAAagaaattcaacaatttgaaatTCAACTACATGAAGAAAAACGAGAAGTCGAGAAACGTGAAGGCGGTGAAAAATCAGATCCAGCAAATTGAGGTTTACATTGAAAAGCTACAG GTTTTGAAGAAGAAGCTGCAAGCCTTTACTCTGAAAGTATCCAGCAGCAGCGAGAGACATTTAATTGGCAACAGCCTCAGAGAGATTGAGGATGCCTCAAATGAGCTGCAGAGACAGGTGGGGGACTTTGACAGGGCAGTGGAGGAGTACAAACAGAACCTGGACATGAACGTCAAGCTCCAACAAGCTTTAGAGGAG tatcAGTTCTGGTGCGACGAGGCAAGTTCCACAATTGTCCGTGTGGGTAAATATTCCTCTCAATGTAAGACTAAGGAAGCCGTCAGCTCTCTCTACAAACAGTTTGAAAAATTTGTGTGGCCCACAATACCACAGCAAGAGGAGAGAATTAGCCAGATCACAGAGCTGGCAGTGCGGCTACATG GTGCTGAAGAAGCAAAGAAATATATGGAGAAAACAATCAACAAACACCATGAAATTGTGGAATCAATAAAAGAACTGTCAAATGGACTGCTGGACCTTGAGGCCAAACTTCAG CTAGAGACTTTGAAACAACCTCTTACACCTGAAGACAACAGAAAATGGGACACCATTGATACG CCTGAACCAAAGGAAAGTGGACATACCCCTGAGATGACAGGCCCACACTGTACTAAAGAGATACCTGTCGGCAAGAATACAGAAAACAAGAAACCTCAGCTTCGCAAAACACGAAGCCAAGATCTGCCAGACAAGCATCATCCAGAGCATCAAAAAGTGCTACAAGAGACCAGGTTGCACACCCAAGAGGCCTATTCCAAGACCAGCAAAGTGGAGACCATCATGAGCAAATCTACTATAGAGAGGAGAGAGGAAATGCACACTTCCATCTCTCACTCCCACGCCATTAATGTGAGCCATTCCCCTGTGGAGCAGGATAAGAGGAGTCATACTATGCTGCAAACCAAGAGGAGCTCACAAGaaactcctcctcctcctcctccacggGATCCAGCTTTATCTCGCCCCATCATCATAGATATCCAAAGGGAGTTGCAGGGTACAGAGAAACAGCCTCCTGTTCAGAAGACCAACTCTGAGGACAAATATCAGGCCTGTAGAAATCATCCTTTTCACTCATATTCCAAG ACAGCAGCTCATCATTCTTTAGAGGAGGACTTTTTGTCACATGGGACACCAGAGCCAGCAGTTCCTGTAGGAAGTGTACCGGAGGGTGAGTTCCAGCCTGACCATCTCACTGAGGAATCACTCTCCAATGATGAATATGAGTGCACCTCCCCAGATGACATCTCCCTGCCTCCCTTATCTGAGACTCCAGAATCCAACATTATTCAGTCAGAAAATGACCTTGATGATGGCTATTGCGTGAGCTCTCACAGCCATTGCATTAACCAATTCAGCCACCAGTCCCATTCCCTGCACGGTGACACCCTACACCAGAGGCAGCGGGAGTGGATGTCGAGCCAGGCCGAGAGCTACCCATCTCCCACCACTGGCTTGGGTGCCAGATTTAGAGCAGAATCATCCTCCTTTGTTCCAAGCCCCCTCACAGTACCTGCTCCTAGTGTTGTGTCAAACACCATCTCCAGCATCTTAAAGAAATCTGGCAACCCACCACCAGGCAGCATCACTGAAACAGTTTACTCAGTGCATGAGAGTCATACTGAAATGCAAAAGTGTGTGCATGAGTCCAGTATGGGTCAGCGCCAGAGCGCTCAGCCCAATAACACGCATGCTACCCCTACCCCATTAACCACAGAGATGGACTCGGATCTCTGCAAGCCCACAGCCATCCGAGAGGAGATCAGGCGAGCAAATTCCAAAAAGGTTATGGGCAAACTGACAGGCGGCACAGGTCCTAACTTCTCCAAACCCTTGTCTAATGCCACGGTAATGGAAGGCTCTCCGGTGACCCTGGAGGTGGAAGTCACTGGATTCCCTGAGCCTACATTAACTTG GTTCAAGAATGGACACAAACTGGCCAATGATGAGCACATAGAACTGTCCCATAAAGAAGGCAAGCATGCGTTGTTCATTCACAGCTCTGCAGTGAGAGACTCTGGGCAGTATGTGGTTACTGTCTCAAACTCAGCTGGCACAATCTCGTCCAGCTCCATGCTACAGGTCAAAGGTAACAGCAGCCCTGATTTTGACGTTCTAAAACTGGACTGGCACACCTGCTTTGGCACCCTCTGTTTATTCTTGTGGCTTCTCTATCTGCTGTTGTTATAA
- the ccdc141 gene encoding coiled-coil domain-containing protein 141 isoform X3: MSTEGDAGGQPSTTTISTVAVQAGDAQIVVAVLKCGELVHLQLIEAQPNLLEIGSNQDETKKLLEEHEQLLAKLKKNEGGVWALLEEADKTAAQKEGEGLVYEAMAVSLSEAWKTLVTQLEKRRSLLILACHFFECALEFAIRIDEAEGFQSVGRKSTTADNMNELLQRHSSIKRGMLEKSMLVLNKSRELLEFLKDFQSEKALQYGRASHGAWSSFGKVEGLMEILQDRRRQVDLCMRQQQHELEKISRICQWEQREQEVTQWFKEKTTLLLENSQLGSSLSENEDLLHECKQFEQKAKDWGVLVERLLQQASDLLSSNESTQLQRLSEKSENLKTTHEQFWSLMMNRLAQLQESNAFYSSANKAFEVLGTIEIAIKDLKTQPLLLPELARKHEEFSCSIKDSSSEPLQRGQLLLQKLDPQSAQVGGIQRMLGYIKERIEVLSHKCHAHRALSGKRQQLVSSFEELVDKVSAWIKSSNSVLSTSTEPGSSLTEAEDTLNKHVELLSQSQDAMRESEAIAGFIKELKGLESSETVELSNKASILAEEMKTLVRNISSHVESLRPYVDFLRCADEVEEQIRMLQECYKNKPEEEEENEGAGASMKEMLDAKWQSLLQRFFTMQDLGNNFINSSNMISGSLNLNVKAAEHVVEKYMETLTKKKSELADLWTSWQLHYSQIKSVKKQWKKCKDQLKKVLHDLRAMEEIFAPASKVDLGGDPQSVSKLQEKFNAVKPEFLQLNAEVEFLVKTSELLGLKGIPVKEKNENVSELLQLHQRVRDKIREYETVLSMAGKFHQLYQELDTIIHTEPVTVFSDTNQARTQLTQHQEKQRHIHHLYKLALSLGADLTSTVQQSHVLVLSVQQLQEKLVKLERGSNDWIAEANKCEESLISNVHFCLHKEEISELKESFKDLKKKFNNLKFNYMKKNEKSRNVKAVKNQIQQIEVYIEKLQVLKKKLQAFTLKVSSSSERHLIGNSLREIEDASNELQRQVGDFDRAVEEYKQNLDMNVKLQQALEEYQFWCDEASSTIVRVGKYSSQCKTKEAVSSLYKQFEKFVWPTIPQQEERISQITELAVRLHGAEEAKKYMEKTINKHHEIVESIKELSNGLLDLEAKLQLETLKQPLTPEDNRKWDTIDTPEPKESGHTPEMTGPHCTKEIPVGKNTENKKPQLRKTRSQDLPDKHHPEHQKVLQETRLHTQEAYSKTSKVETIMSKSTIERREEMHTSISHSHAINVSHSPVEQDKRSHTMLQTKRSSQETPPPPPPRDPALSRPIIIDIQRELQGTEKQPPVQKTNSEDKYQACRNHPFHSYSKTAAHHSLEEDFLSHGTPEPAVPVGSVPEGEFQPDHLTEESLSNDEYECTSPDDISLPPLSETPESNIIQSENDLDDGYCVSSHSHCINQFSHQSHSLHGDTLHQRQREWMSSQAESYPSPTTGLGARFRAESSSFVPSPLTVPAPSVVSNTISSILKKSGNPPPGSITETVYSVHESHTEMQKCVHESSMGQRQSAQPNNTHATPTPLTTEMDSDLCKPTAIREEIRRANSKKVMGKLTGGTGPNFSKPLSNATVMEGSPVTLEVEVTGFPEPTLTWFKNGHKLANDEHIELSHKEGKHALFIHSSAVRDSGQYVVTVSNSAGTISSSSMLQVKVHRASPHFLSRVDEQNVLVEEDLRSHGTYPQVLCMNDTKVSACDESQPFIHKKC; encoded by the exons TGTGGGGAGCTGGTGCATCTACAACTGATTGAAGCACAACCCAACCTCTTGGAGATTGGAAGCAACCAGGATGAGACCAAAAAGCTTCTTGAGGAACATGAGCAGCTCCTTGCCAAACTTAAG AAAAATGAAGGAGGTGTGTGGGCTTTGCTGGAGGAGGCAGATAAAACAGCAGCTCAGAAGGAAGGAGAGGGGCTGGTGTATGAGGCAATGGCTGTCTCTCTCAGCGAGGCTTGGAAAACACTGGTGACCCAGCTGGAGAAGAGGAGATCCCTCCTGATCTTGGCTTGCCATTTCTTTGAGTGTGCTCTGGAG TTTGCCATCAGGATAGATGAAGCTGAGGGGTTTCAGAGTGTTGGCCGGAAGTCGACCACTGCAGACAACATGAATGAATTGCTTCAGAGACACAGCAGTATTAAAAGAG GGATGTTAGAGAAGTCAATGCTGGTGTTGAATAAGAGTCGTGAGTTGCTGGAATTTTTGAAGGACTTCCAGTCCGAGAAGGCCCTGCAGTATGGCAGAGCTTCTCATGGGGCCTGGAGCAGCTTTGGAAAGGTTGAAGGTCTAATGGAGATTCTGCAGGACAGACGCAGGCAAGTGGACCTTTGCATGAGACAACAGCAGCATGAGCTGGAAAAAATCTCCCGCATTTGCCAATGGGAGCAACGGGAACAGGAG GTAACACAATGGTTTAAGGAAAAGACTACTTTGCTCTTGGAAAACAGTCAGCTGGGTTCATCTCTGTCAGAAAATGAGGACTTACTACATGAATGCAAACAGTTTGAACAGAAAGCCAAG GACTGGGGTGTGCTGGTCGAGAGGTTACTACAGCAGGCATCAGATTTGCTTTCCTCGAATGAGTCCACACAACTTCAGCGCTTGTCAGAGAAGAGTGAGAACCTCAAAACTACACACGAGCAGTTCTGGAGCCTCATGATGAATCGTCTGGCTCAGTTGCAGGAGAGCAATGCCTTTTACAGCAGTGCTAATAAA GCATTCGAGGTGCTGGGCACCATAGAGATTGCTATAAAGGATCTGAAGACTCAACCTCTGTTATTACCTGAGCTGGCTAGGAAACATGAAGAGTTTTCATGCAGTATAAAAGACTCATCCAGCGAGCCTCTTCAGAGAGGTCAGCTGTTACTTCAGAAGCTCGACCCACAAAG tGCCCAAGTTGGTGGGATACAAAGAATGCTGGGATACATCAAAGAGAGAATTGAGGTTCTGAGCCACAAGTGTCATGCCCACAGAGCGTTATCAGGCAAAAGGCAGCAGCTGGTGTCCTCATTTGAAGAACTGGTGGATAAG GTCTCTGCTTGGATTAAGAGTAGCAACAGTGTCCTCTCTACCAGCACAGAGCCTGGTTCATCTCTAACTGAGGCTGAGGACACCCTTAACAAGCATGTTGAGCTACTCTCACAGTCTCAG GATGCTATGAGAGAATCGGAGGCTATAGCTGGTTTTATAAAAGAACTAAAGGGACTGGAATCCTCAGAGACAGTCGAGTTGTCTAACAAAGCTTCAATTCTGGCAGAGGAGATGAAAACATTGGTGAGGAACATATCATCGCATGTGGAGAGCCTCAGGCCCTATGTGGACTTTTTGCGCTGTGCAGATGAG GTTGAGGAGCAGATAAGGATGCTCCAGGAATGCTACAAGAACAAgccagaggaagaggaggaaaaTGAAGGAGCAGGTGCATCCATGAAGGAAATGTTGGACGCTAAGTGGCAGTCACTGCTGCAGAGGTTTTTCACCATGCAGGATCTCGGCAACAACTTTATTAACTCCTCTAACATG ATCAGCGGCAGCCTGAATCTAAACGTTAAAGCAGCAGAGCATGTTGTAGAAAAATATATGGAGACATTGACCAAGAAGAAATCTGAACTAGCAGACTTGTGGACATCCTGGCAACTTCATTATAGTCAGATAAAATCTGTGAAGAAGCAATGGAAAAAATGTAAAGATCAACTTAAAAAG GTTCTTCATGATTTAAGGGCAATGGAGGAGATTTTTGCTCCAGCATCAAAGGTTGATTTGGGGGGTGATCCTCAGTCTGTGTCTAAACTACAGGAGAAATTTAATGCTGTAAAGCCAGAATTCCTG CAACTGAATGCAGAGGTGGAATTCCTGGTTAAGACATCCGAGCTGCTCGGCTTGAAAGGGATACCGGTAAAAGAGAAGAATGAGAACGTTTCTGAGCTTCTGCAGCTACATCAGCGTGTCAGAGATAAAATCAGAGAGTATGAAACCGTTCTCAGTATGGCCGGTAAATTTCATCAGCTTTATCAAGAG ctgGATACCATCATACACACAGAACCAGTGACTGTGTTCAGTGACACCAATCAGGCCAGGACTCAGCTGACTCAGCACCAAGAGAAGCAGAGGCACATCCACCATTTGTATAAGCTCGCCCTCTCTCTGGGTGCAGACCTCACCAGCACTGTGCAGCAGTCG CATGTGCTGGTGTTGTCAGTGCAGCAGTTACAGGAAAAACTGGTCAAGTTGGAGAGAGGAAGCAATGACTGGATCGCTGAGGCTAATAAGTGTGAAGAAAGTTTGATAAGCAACGTCCACTTCTGCCTTCATAAGGAAGAAATCAGTGAg CTGAAAGAGTCCTTTAAAGATCTCAAAAagaaattcaacaatttgaaatTCAACTACATGAAGAAAAACGAGAAGTCGAGAAACGTGAAGGCGGTGAAAAATCAGATCCAGCAAATTGAGGTTTACATTGAAAAGCTACAG GTTTTGAAGAAGAAGCTGCAAGCCTTTACTCTGAAAGTATCCAGCAGCAGCGAGAGACATTTAATTGGCAACAGCCTCAGAGAGATTGAGGATGCCTCAAATGAGCTGCAGAGACAGGTGGGGGACTTTGACAGGGCAGTGGAGGAGTACAAACAGAACCTGGACATGAACGTCAAGCTCCAACAAGCTTTAGAGGAG tatcAGTTCTGGTGCGACGAGGCAAGTTCCACAATTGTCCGTGTGGGTAAATATTCCTCTCAATGTAAGACTAAGGAAGCCGTCAGCTCTCTCTACAAACAGTTTGAAAAATTTGTGTGGCCCACAATACCACAGCAAGAGGAGAGAATTAGCCAGATCACAGAGCTGGCAGTGCGGCTACATG GTGCTGAAGAAGCAAAGAAATATATGGAGAAAACAATCAACAAACACCATGAAATTGTGGAATCAATAAAAGAACTGTCAAATGGACTGCTGGACCTTGAGGCCAAACTTCAG CTAGAGACTTTGAAACAACCTCTTACACCTGAAGACAACAGAAAATGGGACACCATTGATACG CCTGAACCAAAGGAAAGTGGACATACCCCTGAGATGACAGGCCCACACTGTACTAAAGAGATACCTGTCGGCAAGAATACAGAAAACAAGAAACCTCAGCTTCGCAAAACACGAAGCCAAGATCTGCCAGACAAGCATCATCCAGAGCATCAAAAAGTGCTACAAGAGACCAGGTTGCACACCCAAGAGGCCTATTCCAAGACCAGCAAAGTGGAGACCATCATGAGCAAATCTACTATAGAGAGGAGAGAGGAAATGCACACTTCCATCTCTCACTCCCACGCCATTAATGTGAGCCATTCCCCTGTGGAGCAGGATAAGAGGAGTCATACTATGCTGCAAACCAAGAGGAGCTCACAAGaaactcctcctcctcctcctccacggGATCCAGCTTTATCTCGCCCCATCATCATAGATATCCAAAGGGAGTTGCAGGGTACAGAGAAACAGCCTCCTGTTCAGAAGACCAACTCTGAGGACAAATATCAGGCCTGTAGAAATCATCCTTTTCACTCATATTCCAAG ACAGCAGCTCATCATTCTTTAGAGGAGGACTTTTTGTCACATGGGACACCAGAGCCAGCAGTTCCTGTAGGAAGTGTACCGGAGGGTGAGTTCCAGCCTGACCATCTCACTGAGGAATCACTCTCCAATGATGAATATGAGTGCACCTCCCCAGATGACATCTCCCTGCCTCCCTTATCTGAGACTCCAGAATCCAACATTATTCAGTCAGAAAATGACCTTGATGATGGCTATTGCGTGAGCTCTCACAGCCATTGCATTAACCAATTCAGCCACCAGTCCCATTCCCTGCACGGTGACACCCTACACCAGAGGCAGCGGGAGTGGATGTCGAGCCAGGCCGAGAGCTACCCATCTCCCACCACTGGCTTGGGTGCCAGATTTAGAGCAGAATCATCCTCCTTTGTTCCAAGCCCCCTCACAGTACCTGCTCCTAGTGTTGTGTCAAACACCATCTCCAGCATCTTAAAGAAATCTGGCAACCCACCACCAGGCAGCATCACTGAAACAGTTTACTCAGTGCATGAGAGTCATACTGAAATGCAAAAGTGTGTGCATGAGTCCAGTATGGGTCAGCGCCAGAGCGCTCAGCCCAATAACACGCATGCTACCCCTACCCCATTAACCACAGAGATGGACTCGGATCTCTGCAAGCCCACAGCCATCCGAGAGGAGATCAGGCGAGCAAATTCCAAAAAGGTTATGGGCAAACTGACAGGCGGCACAGGTCCTAACTTCTCCAAACCCTTGTCTAATGCCACGGTAATGGAAGGCTCTCCGGTGACCCTGGAGGTGGAAGTCACTGGATTCCCTGAGCCTACATTAACTTG GTTCAAGAATGGACACAAACTGGCCAATGATGAGCACATAGAACTGTCCCATAAAGAAGGCAAGCATGCGTTGTTCATTCACAGCTCTGCAGTGAGAGACTCTGGGCAGTATGTGGTTACTGTCTCAAACTCAGCTGGCACAATCTCGTCCAGCTCCATGCTACAGGTCAAAG TGCATAGGGCCTCTCCACACTTCCTCTCCAGAGTGGATGAGCAAAATGTATTGGTGGAAGAAGACCTTAGATCACACGGCACTTATCCTCAAGTGCTCTGCATGAATGATACTAAGGTTTCAGCATGTGACGAGAGCCAA CCTTTCATCCATAAGAAGTGTTGA